In Leptodactylus fuscus isolate aLepFus1 unplaced genomic scaffold, aLepFus1.hap2 HAP2_SCAFFOLD_406, whole genome shotgun sequence, one DNA window encodes the following:
- the INTS9 gene encoding integrator complex subunit 9, producing MKLYCLSGHPTLPCNILKFKSTTIMLDCGLDMTSALSFLPLPLVHSTRLSKLPGWVSKDGNSQFEKELKECSGRVFVDSVPEFCLPETQLIDLSTVDVILISNYHCMMALPYITEHTGFTGTVYATEPTVQIGRLLMEELVNFIERVPKAQSATMWKHKDNQRQLPVPMKDAVEVFTWRKCYTMQEVNAALSKIQLVGYSQKIELFGAVQVTPLSSGYALGSSNWIIQSHYEKVSYVSGSSLLTTHPQPMDQTSLKNSDVLILTGLTQIPTANPDGMVGEFCSNLAMTIRNGGNVLVPCYPSGVIYDLLECLYQYIDSAGLSNVPFYFISPVANSSLEFSQIFAEWLCHNKQTKVYLPEPPFPHAELIQTNKLKHYPSIHGDFSNDFKQPCVVFTGHPTLRFGDVVHFMELWGKSSLNTIIFTEPDFSYLDALAPYQPLAMKCVYCPIDTRLNFIQVSKLLKEVQPLHVVCPEQYTQPPASQSHRSDLMIDCLPPPMSYRRAEVLTLPFKRRYEKIEIMPELAESLVPAEIKPGVSLATVSAVLYTKDNKHVLQPPPKPAPPVQSSKKRKRAMEETPETQLCKPLLSGSIPVEQFVQTLEKARGIVCCDCDRSGKLPFSLHHGSRAPIQLTNPLRCQVQQQMSTRYAWASRRPSRTSE from the exons ATGAAGCTG TACTGCCTGTCAGGACATCCCACGCTGCCATGCAACATCCTCAAGTTCAAGTCCACCACCATCATGCTGGACTGCGGCCTGGACATGACCTCGGCCCTCAGCTTCCTGCCCCTGCCCCTGGTGCACAG CACTCGCCTCTCCAAACTGCCCGGCTGGGTCTCCAAGGATGGAAATAGCCAGTTTGAGAAG GAGCTGAAGGAGTGCTCAGGACGTGTGTTTGTAGACTCCGTGCCGGAATTCTGTCTGCCGGAG ACGCAGCTCATAGATCTGTCTACTGTAGATGTGATCCTAATCTCTAACTATCACTGTATGATGGCGCTGCCGTACATCACCGAACACACCGGATTTACTGGCACCGTCTACGCCACCGAGCCCACTGTACAGATCGGCAG GTTACTGATGGAGGAGCTGGTGAATTTTATAGAGCGGGTTCCGAAGGCGCAGTCCGCCACCATGTGGAAGCACAAGGATAATCAGAG GCAGCTGCCGGTCCCCATGAAGGACGCCGTTGAGGTGTTCACGTGGCGAAAATGCTACACGATGCAGGAGGTGAACGCTGCGCTCAGCAAGATACAGCTTGTGGGGTATTCGCAGAAAATC GAACTCTTTGGGGCCGTGCAGGTGACCCCGCTCAGCTCCGGCTATGCCCTCGGCAGCTCCAATTGGATCATTCAGTCCCATTATGAAAAGGTCTCGTACGTGTCTGGCTCTTCGCTTCTAACTACCCACCCGCAG CCGATGGACCAGACCTCTCTGAAGAACAGCGACGTCCTCATCCTCACCGGCCTCACCCAGATCCCCACTGCCAATCCAGACGGGATGGTGGGCGAGTTCTGCAGCAATCTGG CGATGACGATCCGTAATGGCGGTAACGTGCTGGTGCCGTGTTACCCGTCCGGTGTCATCTACGACCTCTTGGAGTGCCTATACCAGTACATCGACTCTGCCGGACTCTCCAACGTCCCCTTCTACTTCATCTCTCCTGTGGCCAACAGCTCCCTGGAGTTCTCCCAGATCTTCGCCGAGTG GCTCTGCCACAACAAGCAGACGAAGGTCTATCTCCCAGAACCTCCATTCCCTCACGCCGAG TTGATCCAAACCAATAAGCTGAAGCACTATCCCAGCATCCACGGCGACTTCAGCAACGACTTCAAGCAGCCGTGCGTGGTGTTCACGGGTCACCCCACCCTGCGTTTCGGAGATGTGGTTCATTTCATGGAGCTGTGGGGGAAGTCCAGCCTGAACACCATCATCTTCACAG AGCCGGACTTCTCATACCTGGACGCCCTGGCCCCATACCAGCCACTGGCCATGAAATGTGTCTACTGTCCCATCGACACGCGGCTCAACTTCATCCAGGTGTCAAAGCTTCTCAAGGAAGTCCAG CCTCTACACGTTGTGTGCCCTGAACAATACACCCAGCCGCCGGCATCCCAGTCCCACCGCTCCGACCTGATGATTGACTGTCTGCCGCCCCCTATGTCCTATCGCCGGGCGGAGGTGCTGACCCTGCCCTTTAAGAGGCGCTATGAGAAGATAGAAATCATGCCTGAG TTGGCGGAGTCCTTGGTGCCGGCAGAGATTAAACCCGGGGTGTCCCTGGCGACTGTATCTGCCGTACTGTATACTAAAGACAACAAACATGTCCTGCAG CCGCCCCCTAAGCCCGCACCGCCTGTCCAATCCAGCAAGAAAAGGAAGCGAGCAATGGAGGAGACCCCCGAAACCCAACTCTGCAAACCCCTCCTGAGCGGCTCCATCCCTGTAGAACAGTTTGTCCAGACCCTGGAGAAA